The following coding sequences lie in one Phragmites australis chromosome 8, lpPhrAust1.1, whole genome shotgun sequence genomic window:
- the LOC133926280 gene encoding protein VERNALIZATION 3, with the protein MAGRDRDSLVVGRVVGDVLDPFVRTTNLRVSYGSRSVSNGCELKPSMVVHQPRVEVGGADMRTFYTLVMVDPDAPSPSDPNLREYLHWLVTDIPGTTGASFGQEVMCYESPRPTMGIHRFVFVLFQQLGRQTVYAPGWRQNFNTRDFAELYNLGPPVAAVYFNCQREAGSGGRRIYP; encoded by the exons ATGGCCGGCAGGGACAGGGACTCGCTGGTGGTTGGTAGGGTGGTGGGCGACGTGCTCGACCCCTTCGTCCGGACGACCAACCTTAGGGTCAGCTACGGCTCCAGGTCGGTATCCAACGGCTGCGAGCTCAAGCCATCCATGGTCGTGCACCAGCCAAGGGTTGAGGTCGGCGGCGCCGACATGAGGACATTCTACACCCTC GTGATGGTCGACCCGGATGCTCCAAGCCCAAGCGACCCGAACCTCAGGGAGTATTTGCACTG GCTGGTCACTGATATTCCGGGAACTACTGGTGCATCATTTG GGCAAGAGGTGATGTGCTACGAGAGCCCTCGGCCGACCATGGGGATCCACCGCTTCGTATTCGTGCTGTTCCAGCAGCTGGGCCGGCAGACCGTGTACGCCCCCGGCTGGCGCCAGAACTTCAACACCAGGGACTTCGCCGAGCTCTACAACCTCGGCCCGCCGGTCGCCGCCGTCTACTTCAACTGCCAGCGTGAGGCCGGCTCCGGGGGCAGGAGGATTTACCCCTAA